A window of the Streptomyces formicae genome harbors these coding sequences:
- a CDS encoding phosphoketolase yields MALPTSHPAPSRPGPPPIGFPDWSHAARQAAESVPGQAISALWRALNHLCAAQLYLEDNPRLARPLRPADVKEDPRGHWGVCPPVNWMLAHLGPLTAWRPAGSELLVLHGAGHAGPSALAHAYLNSTLHLTGRGPGWSMPELRALIARFPHPETFGGEITPLIPGARHTGGQLGPALAIAQGMVLDAPHRLVVPLIGDGELETGATAAAWLARRALTGSGHGAVLPVVLANGLKMGGPSLLATLTQDEVRAYFTGLGYQTFLHDGTDISGFRRLLADALTRIRPLGDKGRQPVIVLTMPKGHTGPEQVAGRKIAGTPAVHKTPLRNPRKDDAEFAALAAWLASYRPAELFTTQGRPTDLVRQALPGPPPQPGPDKPTAPIAARGPQSWPLTSTMIRERAGRGGFRLFSPDEITSNRLKLTDDGSLPPWASEILNEEICHAWLQGYTETGRDALLATYEAFAPVNTSLLVQHLKHRSLHYAAGHSGLPNINYLITSLGWRNTYTHQNPGLVSSMLETENGSVHIYTPADAMRAAAVLAVMLSGRDRVNFLITDKHSSTSFPPDPFRDELTVGAAVWPHLSHQGAPDLVLASAGDVPARELSSAATLLLRTTHPEIKIRYLHVNDLAVLGPDPQWPYALPKPEFTRLFGTDTPVLMAVPTHPGAVRALLAARGEAKRFNVVGYLDPGRPITPQGLLEHCGLSASTLAARAALMLKEYGR; encoded by the coding sequence ATGGCCCTGCCCACCAGCCACCCCGCACCCTCCCGGCCGGGGCCGCCCCCGATCGGCTTCCCCGACTGGAGCCACGCGGCCCGCCAGGCCGCCGAATCCGTCCCCGGCCAGGCCATCAGCGCCTTGTGGCGGGCCCTGAACCACCTGTGCGCGGCCCAGCTGTATCTGGAGGACAATCCCCGTCTGGCCCGGCCGCTCAGGCCCGCGGACGTCAAGGAAGATCCGCGCGGGCACTGGGGGGTGTGCCCACCGGTCAACTGGATGCTCGCCCACCTCGGCCCGCTGACCGCGTGGCGCCCGGCCGGCAGCGAACTGCTGGTCCTGCACGGGGCCGGGCACGCCGGTCCGTCCGCGCTCGCCCACGCCTATCTCAACAGCACCCTGCACCTGACCGGCCGGGGGCCGGGCTGGTCGATGCCCGAACTGCGGGCCCTGATCGCCCGGTTCCCGCACCCGGAGACATTCGGCGGGGAGATCACCCCGCTCATCCCCGGCGCCCGCCACACCGGCGGCCAGCTCGGCCCGGCGCTCGCCATCGCCCAGGGGATGGTGCTCGACGCACCTCACCGCCTCGTTGTCCCGCTGATCGGTGACGGAGAACTGGAGACCGGGGCGACCGCAGCCGCATGGCTCGCCCGCCGGGCCCTGACCGGCAGCGGCCACGGGGCGGTCCTGCCCGTGGTGCTGGCCAACGGGCTGAAGATGGGCGGCCCCTCCCTTCTGGCCACACTCACCCAGGACGAGGTACGCGCGTACTTCACCGGGCTCGGTTATCAGACGTTCCTCCACGACGGCACGGACATCAGCGGCTTCAGGCGCCTGCTGGCCGATGCCCTCACCCGCATCCGTCCTCTCGGGGACAAGGGGCGCCAGCCGGTGATCGTGCTGACCATGCCCAAGGGCCACACCGGACCCGAGCAGGTCGCCGGGCGGAAGATCGCCGGAACACCAGCCGTCCACAAGACTCCTCTGAGGAACCCGCGCAAGGACGATGCCGAGTTCGCGGCCCTTGCGGCGTGGCTCGCCTCCTACCGGCCCGCCGAACTGTTCACCACCCAGGGGCGGCCCACCGACCTGGTCCGCCAGGCCCTCCCGGGACCGCCCCCGCAGCCGGGACCAGACAAACCGACGGCGCCGATTGCCGCCCGCGGCCCCCAGTCCTGGCCGCTGACCAGCACCATGATCCGCGAACGCGCCGGCCGAGGGGGCTTTCGGCTGTTCAGCCCGGACGAGATCACCTCCAACCGGCTGAAGCTCACCGACGACGGCTCCCTGCCGCCCTGGGCGAGCGAGATCCTCAACGAGGAGATCTGCCACGCCTGGCTGCAGGGCTACACCGAGACCGGCCGGGACGCGCTGCTGGCCACCTACGAAGCCTTCGCCCCCGTCAACACCAGCCTGCTCGTCCAGCACCTCAAACACCGCAGCCTGCACTACGCCGCAGGGCACAGCGGCCTGCCGAACATCAACTACCTCATCACCTCGCTGGGCTGGCGCAACACCTACACCCACCAGAACCCTGGCCTGGTCTCGTCGATGCTGGAGACCGAGAACGGCTCCGTGCACATCTACACGCCCGCCGACGCCATGCGCGCCGCAGCCGTACTCGCGGTCATGCTCTCCGGGCGCGACCGCGTCAACTTCCTCATCACGGACAAGCACAGCAGCACCTCCTTCCCGCCGGACCCGTTCCGCGACGAACTCACCGTCGGCGCCGCTGTCTGGCCGCACCTGAGCCACCAAGGCGCCCCTGACCTCGTCCTCGCCTCCGCCGGCGACGTCCCGGCCCGCGAACTGTCGTCCGCCGCGACCCTGCTGCTGCGTACCACGCATCCCGAGATCAAGATCCGCTACCTGCACGTCAACGACCTCGCCGTCCTCGGCCCGGACCCTCAGTGGCCCTACGCGCTGCCCAAGCCGGAGTTCACCCGCCTGTTCGGCACGGACACCCCGGTGCTCATGGCCGTGCCCACCCATCCGGGGGCCGTCCGCGCGCTGCTGGCCGCCCGCGGGGAAGCCAAGCGGTTCAATGTGGTCGGCTACCTCGACCCCGGCCGCCCCATCACCCCGCAGGGCCTGCTGGAGCACTGCGGGCTGTCCGCCTCCACCCTGGCGGCCCGCGCCGCCCTGATGCTCAAGGAGTACGGCCGATGA
- a CDS encoding HAD family hydrolase — translation MITQPRLRRTLWPQVRGICFDLGGTLVRSDTEPTTGQVAQVLGISLQQARQVMEGRAKRRRITPEELARELSVSFGRPALLGPLTSVLERARQRAASPVLFPDTVPALTALRQRGFALFALTNSLGSSIPTPPPAVFAELLDGVFYSAETGAIKPEREAFAAVGHASRLLPQELLHVGDSLRADVTGAAQAGWHTAWLDRRPPAGPPVTAAGTLRIHQLTTLPLLLPAGPAMAPSMESEVC, via the coding sequence GTGATCACCCAGCCCCGTCTGCGTCGCACCCTGTGGCCGCAGGTCCGCGGGATCTGCTTCGACCTGGGCGGCACCCTGGTACGTTCGGACACCGAGCCGACGACCGGCCAGGTCGCCCAGGTGCTGGGGATCTCGCTCCAGCAGGCCCGCCAGGTGATGGAAGGCCGCGCCAAGCGCCGCCGCATCACGCCGGAGGAGCTGGCCAGGGAGTTATCCGTCTCCTTCGGCCGCCCCGCCCTTCTGGGGCCACTGACCTCTGTGCTGGAGCGGGCCCGTCAGCGGGCCGCCAGCCCGGTGCTGTTCCCCGACACCGTCCCGGCTCTGACCGCGCTGCGGCAGCGCGGGTTCGCGCTGTTCGCGCTGACCAACAGCCTCGGCTCCTCCATCCCCACCCCGCCTCCGGCGGTCTTCGCCGAACTGTTGGACGGGGTCTTCTACTCGGCCGAGACGGGGGCCATCAAGCCCGAACGGGAAGCCTTCGCGGCCGTCGGGCACGCCAGCCGTCTCCTCCCGCAGGAGCTGCTGCACGTCGGGGACTCGCTGCGGGCCGATGTCACCGGCGCCGCCCAGGCGGGCTGGCACACCGCCTGGCTGGACCGCCGACCGCCCGCGGGCCCTCCGGTCACCGCGGCCGGCACCCTGCGCATCCACCAGCTCACCACCCTGCCCCTGTTACTGCCCGCCGGGCCTGCCATGGCCCCGTCGATGGAATCGGAGGTCTGCTGA
- a CDS encoding enolase C-terminal domain-like protein: MTTFDSSRPPEGTALAATTVRAVRAWQLAPQPAGHAAGLPEPVAASAVAPAGPAWAEHRTRFAIELVADSVSGWHAPVSETVLQVIVDDLAAGLIGHDAAAPRRLPYRRRTGRHRAGAHARQAVSAVDLACWDLASRDAGTAVTDLLGGTVRSHIPAYASALGLDPAHDAAPESAAWITDAGFWGQKWPLTKQLIHAGPKTVAAVFGSLRQAAGETRFMVDGLGRCRLDEAMRLLPVLADLGVFFAEELLPPGSWGWHRLRSAGAGVPLAAGEHAIDEGEQIRLLTGGAVDVWQTDPGWSGGLARSLHTTELAADLGMVTFPHGDRLAAALALAGACCRDKIPSVEWHLTLEPLRQQVFTAPWAPEKGMLPVRTTAGLAALPVLPEATAVLEVTGS, from the coding sequence ATGACGACCTTCGACTCTTCCCGCCCTCCCGAGGGCACCGCCCTGGCGGCCACGACCGTGCGTGCAGTCCGCGCGTGGCAGCTGGCCCCGCAGCCCGCAGGGCATGCGGCCGGGCTGCCGGAGCCGGTCGCCGCATCTGCGGTGGCCCCGGCTGGGCCCGCCTGGGCCGAGCACCGTACCCGGTTCGCCATCGAACTGGTCGCAGACAGCGTCTCGGGATGGCACGCGCCGGTGAGTGAAACCGTGCTCCAGGTCATCGTCGATGATCTGGCGGCCGGGCTGATCGGACACGATGCCGCGGCGCCACGGCGTCTGCCGTACCGGAGGCGGACGGGACGGCACCGCGCCGGGGCACACGCCCGGCAGGCCGTGTCCGCTGTGGACCTGGCCTGCTGGGACCTGGCCTCCCGCGACGCCGGTACGGCAGTGACCGATCTGCTGGGCGGCACGGTCCGCAGCCACATCCCGGCGTACGCGTCCGCGCTCGGGCTGGATCCCGCCCACGATGCGGCACCGGAGTCGGCGGCCTGGATCACCGACGCCGGGTTCTGGGGGCAGAAGTGGCCGCTGACCAAGCAGCTCATCCACGCGGGCCCGAAGACGGTTGCAGCGGTCTTCGGCTCCTTACGCCAGGCTGCGGGCGAGACCCGGTTCATGGTCGACGGGCTGGGCCGGTGCCGCCTGGACGAGGCGATGCGGCTGCTGCCTGTGCTCGCGGACCTCGGCGTCTTCTTTGCCGAGGAACTGCTGCCGCCCGGGAGTTGGGGATGGCACCGGCTGCGGTCCGCCGGGGCGGGGGTGCCGCTGGCGGCCGGCGAGCACGCCATCGACGAGGGCGAGCAGATCCGGCTGCTGACCGGCGGGGCGGTGGATGTGTGGCAGACCGATCCGGGCTGGTCCGGGGGGCTGGCCCGTTCCCTGCACACCACCGAACTCGCCGCTGACCTGGGGATGGTGACCTTCCCGCACGGCGACCGGCTGGCTGCCGCGCTCGCCCTGGCCGGGGCCTGCTGCCGGGACAAGATCCCGTCCGTCGAGTGGCACTTGACGCTGGAGCCGCTGCGGCAGCAGGTCTTCACCGCCCCTTGGGCGCCTGAGAAGGGCATGCTGCCGGTCCGCACCACCGCCGGACTTGCCGCGCTGCCGGTGCTGCCCGAGGCGACCGCGGTGCTGGAGGTGACGGGCTCGTGA
- a CDS encoding radical SAM protein encodes MLESVRHLEQVAHKWNINTEDVLLIALNASGARSPLAKPRMRFRLRLDSRPDQPMFLILSLGRQDSSFELDEHELNLGGVKVGEVDGIEDDDAVLGYWRNGTKMLTLNSNARSQCTGCVFCPNTLEDASDPKIGALDLSGYLAALAANSGVEDLSAVETVTVCTGCFLYEHLAVEHLTEVRSAMRGNGCTGTLHFLSSVLTSEEGMDAAAGLGPFHLTLTAECFTERRQILKESKAKLTPAEMVTALSRAKQRDLATDFTYIVGLDPIEDAIENLKHFVPVTTTFPRFQTYQAHNPFMDIYRTPGSDTIEWHLTMRRHLEELFLATGLRPQWWQNYRSPWCFTFAGEDLAGAKI; translated from the coding sequence ATGCTCGAATCGGTTCGCCACCTGGAACAGGTGGCCCACAAGTGGAACATCAACACTGAGGATGTACTGCTGATTGCGCTGAATGCGTCCGGCGCCCGGTCCCCGCTGGCCAAGCCGCGCATGCGGTTCCGCCTCCGGCTGGACTCCCGGCCTGACCAACCGATGTTCCTGATCCTGTCCCTGGGCCGACAGGACTCATCGTTCGAGCTGGACGAGCACGAACTGAATCTGGGCGGGGTGAAGGTCGGGGAGGTCGACGGCATCGAGGACGACGACGCGGTGCTGGGCTACTGGCGTAACGGCACCAAGATGCTCACCCTCAACTCCAACGCCCGATCTCAATGCACCGGCTGCGTGTTCTGCCCCAACACCCTCGAAGACGCCTCGGACCCGAAGATCGGGGCCCTCGACCTGTCCGGCTACCTCGCCGCGCTGGCCGCGAACTCCGGGGTGGAGGATCTGTCGGCCGTGGAGACGGTGACGGTGTGTACTGGCTGCTTCCTGTACGAGCACCTGGCCGTCGAGCATCTGACCGAGGTGCGCTCGGCGATGCGCGGCAATGGCTGCACAGGCACTCTGCACTTCCTGTCCTCGGTGCTGACCAGCGAGGAGGGTATGGACGCCGCCGCCGGTCTGGGCCCGTTCCACTTGACGCTGACCGCCGAGTGCTTCACCGAACGGCGGCAGATCCTCAAGGAGTCCAAGGCCAAGCTCACCCCCGCCGAGATGGTCACCGCCCTCAGCCGGGCCAAGCAGCGGGACCTGGCGACCGACTTCACGTACATCGTCGGTCTCGACCCGATCGAAGATGCGATCGAGAACCTGAAGCACTTCGTGCCCGTCACCACCACCTTCCCCCGGTTCCAGACGTACCAGGCGCACAACCCGTTCATGGACATCTACCGCACCCCGGGGTCGGACACGATCGAGTGGCATCTCACGATGCGCCGCCACCTGGAAGAACTCTTCCTGGCGACAGGGCTTCGGCCGCAGTGGTGGCAGAACTACCGCAGCCCGTGGTGCTTCACCTTCGCCGGCGAGGACCTGGCGGGGGCGAAGATCTGA
- a CDS encoding ATP-binding protein, giving the protein MTDAPLHHEFQVVSTAEYVPFARRETAKVLSGWGLDAETVATACLIVTELVTNVVQHAAVLSPTAAVHLGIDAAALTLVVADAHPFKPKALPTAHDLGGRGLHLVKALVAEFHGSHEVTADETSGGKRIVIRLPLALLPA; this is encoded by the coding sequence ATGACCGATGCGCCGCTGCACCACGAGTTCCAGGTCGTTTCCACGGCCGAGTACGTCCCTTTCGCACGCCGCGAGACTGCGAAGGTCCTGTCCGGCTGGGGGCTGGATGCGGAGACCGTCGCCACGGCCTGCCTGATCGTCACCGAGTTGGTGACCAACGTGGTGCAGCACGCGGCCGTGCTGTCGCCGACTGCCGCAGTCCATCTCGGTATCGACGCTGCCGCTCTCACGCTGGTCGTCGCTGATGCCCATCCGTTCAAGCCGAAGGCCCTGCCGACCGCGCACGATCTCGGTGGCCGTGGCCTGCACCTCGTCAAGGCCCTCGTCGCGGAGTTCCATGGCAGCCACGAGGTGACCGCGGACGAGACCAGTGGAGGCAAACGGATCGTCATCCGCCTTCCGCTGGCCCTTCTCCCGGCTTGA
- a CDS encoding helix-turn-helix domain-containing protein — MSEQPVGHIGQRLRSARRQRGMSLRTLAGLSGLSAGFLSMVENGHRHLDRTAHITSLAQALQIAPSELTGQPFAPAGPRIDSAHEAIPALRLALMGMTLVAPPDRRPPAVPASVLVTRVEEANRLYHAAEYGSLAAALPALLADLHAAAEAAGGTHRRTLLRLLADAYHPACTLLLKNLGYTDLAFIALTRAGEAIAELDDPIYTALSGFFHTHVLMSAGSPAQALARAGQSADEVERHLSGCEAHALLGELHLIRATCLTQDVGRSGTDRAREVAEHLSEAANLAGRTGETKAWHLNFGPTNVGIHQVSLNTDLGLHGQAVAARSGVHPQILQAPGREAAFHADLGRSLAHLRGRDAEAVAELLDAERVAPQRIHANVMVRDTVSDLLDRQLPSHVARDLRGLAHRMGIQP, encoded by the coding sequence ATGAGTGAACAGCCCGTGGGCCACATCGGACAGCGGCTTCGGTCGGCCCGCCGCCAGCGCGGCATGTCCTTGCGGACACTGGCCGGGCTGTCGGGGCTGTCGGCCGGGTTCTTGTCGATGGTGGAGAACGGACACCGGCACTTGGACCGCACGGCGCACATCACCTCACTCGCCCAAGCTCTCCAGATCGCCCCGTCCGAGCTGACCGGACAGCCGTTCGCCCCGGCCGGCCCGCGCATCGACTCCGCCCACGAGGCGATCCCGGCGCTTCGCCTGGCGCTGATGGGCATGACCCTGGTCGCCCCGCCGGACCGCCGCCCGCCCGCCGTGCCAGCCTCGGTGCTGGTCACGCGGGTCGAGGAGGCCAACCGGCTCTACCACGCCGCCGAATACGGCTCCCTCGCCGCCGCACTGCCCGCCCTGCTGGCTGACCTGCACGCCGCCGCCGAGGCGGCCGGGGGCACCCACCGGCGGACGCTGCTCAGACTGCTGGCCGACGCCTACCACCCGGCCTGCACGCTGCTGCTGAAGAACCTCGGCTACACCGACCTGGCGTTCATCGCCCTCACCCGCGCAGGCGAGGCGATCGCCGAGCTGGACGACCCGATCTACACCGCACTGTCCGGGTTCTTCCACACGCATGTGCTGATGTCCGCAGGCAGCCCCGCCCAGGCCCTCGCCCGCGCCGGGCAATCCGCCGATGAGGTCGAACGCCACCTTTCGGGCTGCGAGGCGCACGCTCTGCTTGGGGAGTTGCACCTGATCCGGGCCACCTGCCTGACCCAGGACGTCGGCCGTTCGGGTACCGACCGTGCCCGCGAGGTGGCCGAACACCTTTCGGAGGCCGCCAACCTGGCTGGACGGACCGGCGAGACCAAGGCATGGCACCTGAACTTCGGTCCCACCAACGTCGGCATCCACCAGGTCAGCCTGAACACTGACCTCGGTCTTCACGGCCAGGCCGTCGCCGCACGGAGCGGAGTGCACCCGCAGATCCTCCAAGCCCCCGGCCGGGAGGCAGCCTTCCATGCCGATCTCGGGCGCTCACTGGCGCACCTGCGCGGCCGTGACGCCGAGGCCGTTGCCGAACTGCTGGACGCCGAACGGGTCGCTCCCCAGCGCATCCACGCCAACGTGATGGTCCGCGACACCGTTTCCGACCTGCTGGACCGCCAACTGCCCTCCCACGTCGCCCGGGATCTGCGCGGACTGGCCCACCGGATGGGCATTCAGCCCTGA
- a CDS encoding helix-turn-helix domain-containing protein yields the protein MGERDEAVTSTPIGARLAAWRMRRGLAREDLAARAGVSPAHVMQWETGRDWMDRRGPLAALAGALRLDPGELTGQPYPPAGDEHASVRAIAFHLRRQLAQPQSTPTSAGLVGDLASRMQAAAAAEAAGDEHTLARALPDLIRAADQVVPVLPSAGREQGEQLRVQAHVLAAGLLRRLGYRDLAWMMLHRARPGVAEPLPVLVEEVRLLIDLGLPEYALARAARAEGAGDDTDLRVLTAFAQAMAGRRRRAEELLSAAARRAVDEQSLATVAAARAAVAVEHGAPDEAAEHARAAESAALSPAARSRLLRVAAAAAARQGDTAQAITDLAEAEAAAPLRLRLDPFARELIAALPARASNQAQAEVLARLAERTGLR from the coding sequence ATGGGCGAGCGGGACGAGGCGGTTACCAGTACCCCGATCGGGGCGCGTCTGGCTGCCTGGCGGATGCGGCGGGGGCTAGCCAGGGAGGACCTCGCTGCCAGGGCCGGTGTGTCCCCGGCGCACGTCATGCAGTGGGAGACCGGCCGGGACTGGATGGACCGCCGCGGCCCGCTGGCTGCCCTGGCCGGCGCTCTGCGGCTGGATCCTGGCGAGCTGACCGGGCAGCCCTACCCTCCGGCAGGGGACGAGCACGCGTCCGTGCGGGCGATTGCCTTCCACCTGCGACGCCAGCTCGCCCAGCCGCAGAGCACGCCCACTTCTGCTGGGCTGGTTGGCGATCTCGCTTCCCGTATGCAGGCTGCTGCCGCAGCCGAGGCGGCGGGCGACGAGCACACCCTCGCTCGTGCGCTGCCCGATTTGATCCGGGCCGCGGACCAGGTAGTGCCCGTACTGCCCTCAGCCGGAAGAGAGCAGGGCGAGCAACTGCGGGTCCAGGCACACGTCCTGGCCGCGGGGCTGCTGCGGCGTTTGGGGTACCGGGATCTGGCCTGGATGATGCTGCACCGGGCCCGCCCCGGGGTGGCCGAGCCGTTGCCGGTGCTGGTGGAAGAGGTGCGGCTGCTGATCGACTTGGGCCTGCCGGAGTATGCGCTGGCCCGCGCGGCTCGCGCCGAGGGTGCCGGAGATGACACGGACCTGCGAGTGCTGACGGCCTTTGCCCAGGCGATGGCCGGGCGTCGTCGGCGGGCCGAAGAACTGCTGTCCGCAGCCGCCCGGCGGGCCGTGGACGAGCAGTCTCTGGCGACCGTGGCTGCGGCCCGAGCCGCAGTCGCCGTCGAGCACGGCGCCCCGGACGAGGCTGCCGAGCACGCCCGCGCGGCGGAGTCGGCAGCGCTGTCTCCTGCCGCACGATCCAGGCTTTTGCGGGTCGCGGCAGCAGCTGCGGCCCGGCAAGGGGACACAGCCCAGGCCATCACCGACTTGGCCGAGGCCGAGGCAGCCGCGCCACTGAGGCTGCGCTTGGACCCCTTCGCCCGCGAACTGATCGCGGCCCTGCCCGCCCGCGCCAGCAACCAGGCCCAGGCCGAAGTGCTGGCCCGGCTCGCCGAGCGAACCGGGCTCCGCTGA